A single region of the Nocardioides sp. W7 genome encodes:
- a CDS encoding response regulator — MNLGSPQGRAGLGELGAWIVEAVPDGLWVVGDDGVTTYGNSCLAELLGLAPEEVVGFPVARAFDEEGQAQLRAHLEQERDETSRGDDIDCRLVRGDGSTFWARVSHVPLLDDAGRRHGWLLRVRDHSVQRRLVEDLRRGELQLAEAQSIARMGSWELDVAGDGVLRWSDELYRVLEVDPATFVPTQESFRLRLHPDDRGTAQEAAERMLAAEDMLDVDVRLDRPPGLPTRWLRIRGRAIRAADGAVLRLGGTVQDITESKENEHGLAFLSAMAGAANEARTLPEALLAADEVVRPYTQWPAVQVSFPTPGELLHFGTGWGDFGSEEVAAAQSLGARAVESAEILCEPGPRGTYLVSGPVTRAGQVVCVVTSDSRSELPPRTSELAIFGQMLTLLGHVSEREESANELARARDAAVEASRAKSEFLATMSHEIRTPLNGVIGLSELLGRTELNAHQRRLAAGVDQAGRALLALVNDILDLSKIEAGRLDLEEVDFDPRQVLEQSVSLLAERASTRGLELVVSSAGSIPALVRGDPVRFGQVITNLVANAVKFTHEGEVVVRATVTEGSELRVEVRDTGIGIEPDVQSRLFDAFSQADSSTTREYGGTGLGLAISERIVSALGGRIGVRSEPGVGSTFWFTAAFAPASGDGAADDSRPAPSVEGLRVLVVDDNETNRFILAEQLAAWGVRVGTVASAYDALVELDTAVRSDTPYDVALLDYMMPGMDGEQLARTVRSEERYAGLRMALLSSGVEASAEWLADAGIDAYLGKPIFPSRLLDTLATLVGRGRPDASPAARDDVEAGSRGRVLVVEDNPVNQLVAEGILRRLGYDLALAENGALGLALLADDPAGFDVVLMDCQMPVMDGFDATRAIRAMGGDVGRIPIVAMTAAATEVERERCRQAGMDDFLSKPVVPALLEASLERWAHSGDADVRLRNLVEDEGIDLEFVQLMVSRFGASAPQTIGDLDAAEAAEDPVEVARVAHGLRGSAANLGLTRLAALAAELEETARTGRMPHPAAVTGLRVAAIEAVDELGRAARRLRGPE, encoded by the coding sequence ATGAACCTCGGAAGCCCGCAGGGGCGGGCGGGCTTGGGGGAGCTCGGAGCATGGATCGTGGAGGCCGTCCCTGACGGCCTCTGGGTCGTCGGCGACGACGGCGTGACGACGTACGGCAACAGCTGTCTCGCCGAGCTGCTCGGGCTCGCGCCCGAGGAGGTCGTCGGCTTCCCGGTGGCCCGGGCGTTCGACGAGGAGGGGCAGGCCCAGCTCCGAGCGCACCTGGAGCAGGAGCGCGACGAGACCAGCCGCGGCGACGACATCGACTGCCGGTTGGTGCGCGGCGACGGAAGCACCTTCTGGGCGCGGGTCAGCCATGTCCCGCTGCTCGACGATGCCGGACGCCGGCACGGCTGGCTGCTCCGGGTCCGCGACCACAGCGTGCAGCGACGCCTCGTCGAGGACCTCCGCCGTGGTGAGCTGCAGCTGGCCGAGGCCCAGTCGATCGCCCGGATGGGCAGCTGGGAGCTCGACGTCGCCGGCGACGGCGTACTGCGCTGGTCCGACGAGCTCTACCGCGTGCTCGAGGTGGACCCGGCGACGTTCGTGCCGACCCAGGAGTCGTTCCGTCTGCGGCTGCACCCGGACGACCGCGGCACCGCCCAGGAGGCCGCCGAGCGCATGCTGGCCGCGGAGGACATGCTCGACGTGGACGTGCGCCTCGACCGGCCGCCGGGCCTGCCGACCCGGTGGCTCCGCATCCGCGGCCGCGCGATCCGGGCCGCCGACGGCGCGGTGCTGCGGCTGGGCGGCACCGTGCAGGACATCACGGAGAGCAAGGAGAACGAGCACGGACTGGCGTTCCTCAGCGCGATGGCCGGGGCTGCCAACGAGGCCCGCACGCTGCCCGAGGCGCTGCTGGCCGCCGACGAGGTGGTGCGCCCCTACACCCAGTGGCCGGCGGTCCAGGTGTCCTTCCCGACCCCGGGCGAGCTCCTGCACTTCGGCACCGGGTGGGGCGACTTCGGCTCGGAGGAGGTCGCGGCGGCGCAGTCGCTGGGCGCCCGAGCGGTCGAGTCGGCCGAGATCCTGTGCGAGCCGGGTCCGCGAGGCACCTACCTCGTCTCGGGGCCGGTGACGCGCGCCGGCCAGGTGGTCTGCGTGGTCACCTCCGACAGTCGATCGGAGCTCCCGCCCCGCACGTCCGAGCTGGCGATCTTCGGGCAGATGCTGACCCTCCTCGGGCACGTGTCCGAGCGGGAGGAGAGCGCCAACGAGCTGGCCCGGGCGCGCGACGCGGCTGTCGAGGCCTCGCGCGCGAAGTCGGAGTTCCTGGCCACGATGAGCCACGAGATCCGCACCCCGCTGAACGGCGTGATCGGGCTGAGCGAGCTGCTCGGACGCACCGAGCTCAACGCCCACCAGCGCCGGCTCGCCGCGGGCGTCGACCAGGCCGGTCGGGCCCTGCTCGCCCTCGTCAACGACATCCTCGACCTCTCCAAGATCGAGGCCGGCCGCCTGGACCTCGAGGAGGTCGACTTCGACCCGCGCCAGGTGCTCGAGCAGAGCGTCAGTCTGCTGGCCGAGCGGGCGAGCACCCGCGGCCTCGAGCTGGTCGTGAGCAGCGCCGGGTCGATCCCCGCCCTGGTGCGCGGTGACCCGGTGCGCTTCGGGCAGGTGATCACCAACCTGGTCGCCAACGCGGTCAAGTTCACCCACGAGGGCGAGGTCGTCGTCCGCGCCACCGTCACCGAGGGCTCGGAACTGCGCGTCGAGGTCCGCGACACCGGCATCGGCATCGAGCCCGACGTCCAGTCGCGGCTCTTCGACGCCTTCTCCCAGGCCGACAGCTCCACCACCCGCGAGTACGGCGGCACCGGCCTCGGCCTCGCGATCAGCGAGCGGATCGTCTCGGCCCTGGGGGGCCGGATCGGGGTCCGCAGCGAGCCCGGCGTCGGCAGCACGTTCTGGTTCACCGCCGCGTTCGCTCCCGCCAGCGGCGACGGGGCCGCCGACGACTCGCGTCCGGCGCCGTCGGTCGAGGGCCTGCGGGTCCTGGTCGTGGACGACAACGAGACCAACCGCTTCATCCTCGCCGAGCAGCTGGCGGCCTGGGGGGTCCGAGTCGGGACCGTCGCCTCGGCGTACGACGCCCTGGTCGAGCTGGACACGGCGGTGCGGAGCGACACGCCGTACGACGTCGCGCTGCTCGACTACATGATGCCCGGCATGGACGGCGAGCAGCTGGCCCGCACGGTCCGCAGCGAGGAGCGCTACGCCGGCCTCCGGATGGCTCTGCTCTCCTCCGGGGTCGAGGCGAGCGCCGAGTGGCTCGCCGACGCCGGGATCGACGCCTATCTCGGCAAGCCGATCTTCCCCTCGAGGCTGCTCGACACCTTGGCGACCCTCGTCGGCCGGGGGCGGCCGGACGCGTCACCAGCCGCCCGCGACGACGTCGAGGCGGGCTCTCGCGGACGGGTCCTGGTCGTCGAGGACAACCCGGTCAACCAGCTCGTCGCCGAGGGGATCCTGCGCCGGCTCGGCTACGACCTGGCGCTCGCCGAGAACGGTGCGTTGGGGCTCGCGCTGCTCGCCGACGACCCGGCCGGCTTCGACGTCGTGCTGATGGACTGCCAGATGCCGGTCATGGACGGGTTCGACGCCACCCGGGCGATCCGGGCGATGGGCGGCGACGTGGGCCGGATCCCGATCGTGGCGATGACCGCCGCCGCGACCGAGGTGGAGCGTGAGCGCTGTCGCCAGGCCGGGATGGACGACTTCCTCAGCAAGCCGGTCGTGCCGGCCCTGCTGGAGGCCAGCCTGGAGCGCTGGGCGCACAGCGGGGACGCGGACGTCCGGCTGCGCAACCTCGTCGAGGACGAGGGCATCGACCTGGAGTTCGTGCAGCTGATGGTGTCCCGGTTCGGCGCCTCGGCCCCGCAGACCATCGGCGACCTGGACGCCGCCGAGGCCGCCGAGGACCCGGTCGAGGTCGCCCGGGTCGCGCACGGGTTGCGGGGGAGCGCCGCCAACCTCGGGCTGACCCGGCTCGCCGCGCTGGCGGCGGAGCTGGAGGAGACGGCGCGCACGGGCCGGATGCCGCACCCGGCGGCCGTCACCGGCCTCCGCGTCGCCGCGATCGAGGCCGTGGACGAGCTGGGCCGCGCAGCCCGGAGGCTGCGCGGCCCAGAGTGA
- a CDS encoding TIGR01777 family oxidoreductase yields MPSQTIVIAGASGFLGRHLTDTLRSRGHAVTTLVRRPAGSGESTWDPYAGSYDRGILEAADVVVNLAGAPTLGNPHSGRWARELRESRVTTTRVLARAVAAAGGRAAYLAGNGISYYGDHGDAVLTEASDSRGQALLTRICREWQAVAEPAAAAGSRLVVLRTAPVMDRRSAPLKQLALLFRAGLGGRLGSGRQHLAMISLADWIGGVVYAAEHDTLAGPVNLCCPEAPTNAEFTRALARQLHRPAFAAVPGPLLSLAAGPMGPELLGSLNVRPAALQAAGYAFEHHDVSAVLRAGLGAS; encoded by the coding sequence ATGCCGTCGCAGACGATCGTGATCGCCGGGGCCTCCGGGTTCCTGGGACGCCACCTCACCGACACCCTCCGCAGCCGAGGTCACGCCGTCACCACGCTGGTACGACGCCCCGCCGGCTCCGGCGAGTCCACCTGGGACCCCTACGCCGGCAGCTACGACCGCGGGATCCTCGAAGCCGCCGACGTCGTCGTCAACCTGGCCGGTGCGCCCACCCTCGGCAACCCGCACTCCGGCCGCTGGGCGCGCGAGCTCCGGGAGAGCCGGGTGACCACCACCCGGGTGCTGGCCCGGGCCGTGGCCGCGGCGGGCGGCCGGGCGGCGTACCTGGCCGGGAACGGGATCTCCTACTACGGCGACCACGGCGACGCGGTGTTGACCGAGGCCTCCGACAGTCGGGGCCAGGCGCTGCTCACCCGGATCTGCCGCGAGTGGCAGGCCGTGGCGGAGCCGGCCGCGGCGGCCGGCTCGCGGCTGGTGGTGCTCCGCACCGCGCCCGTGATGGACCGACGCAGCGCCCCGCTGAAGCAGCTCGCCCTGCTCTTCCGGGCCGGTCTCGGCGGCCGGCTCGGATCGGGGCGCCAGCACCTGGCGATGATCTCGCTGGCCGACTGGATCGGCGGGGTCGTGTACGCCGCCGAGCACGACACGCTCGCCGGTCCGGTCAACCTGTGCTGCCCGGAGGCACCGACCAATGCCGAGTTCACCCGCGCCCTGGCCCGGCAGCTGCACCGACCGGCGTTCGCGGCCGTGCCCGGCCCGCTGCTGAGCCTGGCCGCGGGGCCCATGGGCCCCGAGCTGCTCGGCTCGCTCAACGTCCGCCCCGCGGCGCTCCAGGCGGCCGGCTACGCCTTCGAGCACCACGACGTCAGCGCGGTGCTGAGGGCCGGGCTGGGAGCGTCCTGA
- a CDS encoding alpha/beta hydrolase-fold protein has translation MPRLSRRAVLLGGGSTAAVAAAGAAGVHQGVLPGRVWAQARLGLNGEAGVVPDVAPGPVITGSFRSEHRGGVETGWALARPPAAVGTLPLVVALHPLGSNHAKLLGPELELDRFLAAQAAEGPSYAVATVDGGTSYWHPRPDGEDASAMVVDELLPLLAQHDVDTTRFGLLGWSMGGYGALRLAGLLGPERVLGVAVASPALWTDADEASPTGFADADEYEQHSVLGRQADLDGIPVRLECGTGDPFYRATEEYADGFPAGAEVTASFEPGAHDGAYWRRVLPGQLSFLGRRLDA, from the coding sequence ATGCCCCGCCTCTCCCGTCGCGCCGTCCTGCTCGGCGGCGGCTCGACCGCCGCGGTGGCAGCCGCCGGCGCCGCCGGTGTCCACCAGGGAGTGCTCCCCGGCCGGGTCTGGGCCCAGGCCCGGCTCGGCCTGAACGGCGAGGCCGGCGTCGTCCCGGACGTAGCGCCCGGCCCGGTGATCACCGGGAGCTTCCGCTCCGAGCACCGCGGCGGGGTGGAGACCGGCTGGGCCCTGGCCCGACCTCCGGCAGCGGTCGGCACGCTGCCGCTGGTGGTCGCGCTGCACCCGCTCGGCAGCAATCACGCGAAGCTCCTCGGCCCCGAGCTGGAGCTGGACCGGTTCCTGGCCGCGCAGGCCGCGGAAGGACCGTCGTACGCCGTGGCGACCGTCGACGGCGGCACCAGCTACTGGCACCCGCGTCCCGACGGCGAGGACGCCTCCGCGATGGTCGTCGACGAGCTGCTGCCGCTGCTCGCCCAGCACGACGTCGACACCACCCGGTTCGGGCTGCTCGGCTGGTCGATGGGCGGCTACGGCGCGCTGCGGCTCGCCGGCCTCCTGGGCCCCGAGCGAGTGCTGGGCGTGGCCGTCGCCAGCCCCGCACTGTGGACCGACGCCGACGAGGCCTCCCCGACGGGCTTCGCGGACGCCGACGAGTACGAGCAGCACTCGGTGCTGGGCCGGCAGGCCGACCTGGACGGCATCCCGGTCCGCCTCGAGTGCGGCACCGGCGACCCGTTCTACCGTGCGACCGAGGAGTACGCCGACGGCTTCCCCGCGGGCGCCGAGGTGACGGCGAGCTTCGAGCCGGGGGCCCACGACGGGGCGTACTGGCGACGGGTGCTGCCCGGCCAGCTGTCCTTCCTCGGGCGTAGGCTCGACGCGTGA
- the lipB gene encoding lipoyl(octanoyl) transferase LipB encodes MNFEDAGLVDYLAAWDLQREVHARVADGEQPDTVLLLEHPPVFTAGKRTQPHDRPLDPNGAPVVDVDRGGTITFHGPGQLVGYPIVALPDHVKVVDYVRRVEEALIQVCADLGVTTARVPGRSGVWLRADDRGPERKIAAIGIRVSRGVTMHGFSLNCDVDLSWFDRFVPCSIADAGVTSLSAELGRDVPVTEVLPSVRRHLGELLAWTPYAATPDYDPRPDPAKGPRIELLTPGPR; translated from the coding sequence GTGAACTTCGAGGACGCCGGACTGGTCGACTACCTCGCCGCCTGGGACCTGCAGCGCGAGGTGCACGCCCGCGTCGCCGACGGCGAGCAGCCCGACACCGTGCTGCTGCTCGAGCACCCGCCGGTCTTCACCGCCGGCAAGCGCACCCAGCCGCACGACCGGCCGCTCGACCCCAACGGCGCCCCCGTCGTCGACGTCGACCGCGGCGGCACCATCACCTTCCACGGCCCCGGCCAGCTGGTCGGCTACCCGATCGTCGCCCTCCCCGACCACGTCAAGGTCGTCGACTACGTGCGCCGGGTCGAGGAGGCCCTCATCCAGGTCTGCGCCGACCTCGGCGTGACCACCGCGCGGGTGCCCGGCCGCAGCGGGGTGTGGCTGCGCGCCGACGACCGCGGTCCGGAGCGCAAAATTGCCGCCATCGGCATCCGAGTGAGTCGCGGCGTGACCATGCACGGCTTCTCGCTCAACTGCGACGTCGACCTGAGCTGGTTCGACCGGTTCGTCCCGTGCAGCATCGCCGACGCCGGCGTCACCTCGCTGTCGGCCGAGCTCGGCCGCGACGTCCCGGTGACCGAGGTGCTGCCGTCGGTGCGCCGCCACCTGGGCGAGCTGCTCGCCTGGACGCCGTACGCCGCCACCCCCGACTACGACCCGCGTCCCGACCCCGCCAAGGGCCCCCGGATCGAGCTGCTGACGCCCGGACCGCGCTAG
- a CDS encoding ABC transporter ATP-binding protein, whose protein sequence is MTDLVIETSALRKEFRNRKGRRVAVQGLDLAVPAGGVHGFLGPNGSGKTTTIRMLLGLARATSGSMRLFGRPVPDALPEVIGRVGAVVESPKFSPNFTGRQNLLLLARSIGAPDSRVAAAVQTVGLTGRDGDRYKGYSLGMKQRLAIAATLLKDPRLLILDEPTNGLDPAGIREIRETIRSLGESGVTVLLSSHILAEVQHVCTSATIIGNGRLLASGTVEDLLGAGTAYRVAVPDPEAAGAALAAAGLAAAPEPSGGLRVETEDPAAVTRALAGAGIWLTELSPLRPDLETFFLQLTAADNLATSAAPTSEVAR, encoded by the coding sequence GTGACGGACCTGGTGATCGAGACCTCGGCGCTGCGCAAGGAGTTCCGGAACCGCAAGGGCCGACGGGTGGCCGTGCAGGGCCTCGACCTGGCGGTGCCCGCCGGCGGGGTGCACGGGTTCCTCGGGCCCAACGGCTCGGGCAAGACCACGACGATCCGGATGCTGCTCGGCCTGGCACGGGCCACCAGCGGCTCGATGCGGCTCTTCGGCCGCCCGGTGCCCGACGCGCTGCCCGAGGTCATCGGCCGGGTCGGCGCCGTCGTCGAGTCGCCGAAGTTCTCACCCAACTTCACCGGCCGACAGAACCTGCTGCTCCTCGCCCGCTCCATCGGCGCGCCCGACAGCCGGGTCGCCGCCGCCGTGCAGACGGTCGGCCTGACCGGCCGCGACGGCGACCGCTACAAGGGCTACTCGCTCGGCATGAAGCAGCGGCTCGCGATCGCCGCCACCCTTCTCAAGGACCCCCGGTTGCTGATCCTCGACGAGCCGACCAACGGCCTCGACCCCGCGGGCATCCGAGAGATCCGCGAGACCATCCGCTCGCTCGGTGAGTCCGGGGTGACGGTGCTGCTGAGCTCGCACATCCTCGCCGAGGTGCAGCACGTCTGCACCTCCGCGACGATCATCGGCAACGGCCGGCTGCTCGCCTCCGGCACCGTCGAGGACCTGCTCGGCGCGGGTACGGCGTACCGCGTCGCCGTCCCGGACCCCGAGGCCGCGGGTGCCGCCTTGGCGGCGGCCGGCCTCGCCGCCGCCCCCGAGCCCAGCGGCGGGCTGCGGGTCGAGACCGAGGACCCGGCGGCCGTCACCCGCGCCCTCGCCGGCGCGGGCATCTGGCTCACCGAGCTGTCCCCGCTGCGGCCGGACCTGGAGACGTTCTTCCTCCAGCTCACCGCCGCCGACAACCTGGCCACCTCCGCCGCCCCGACCAGCGAGGTGGCCCGATGA
- the lipA gene encoding lipoyl synthase: protein MTQAPVPEGRKLLRLEVRNAETPIERKPEWIKTRAKMGPEYKELMGLVKSEGLHTVCQEAGCPNIFECWEDREATFLIGGDQCTRRCDFCQIDTGKPQPLDRDEPRRVAESVQKMELRYATITGVARDDLEDGGAWLYAETVRAIHELNPGTGVENLVPDFNGKPDLLAEVFESRPEVLAHNVETVPRIFKRIRPAFRYERSLDVLTQARAFGLVTKSNLILGMGETREEVSQALRDLHDAGCDLVTITQYLRPSLRHHPVERWVKPEEFVELQAEAEEIGFAGALSGPLVRSSYRAGRLYRQAIEARASASA, encoded by the coding sequence GTGACTCAAGCTCCTGTCCCCGAAGGTCGCAAGCTCCTCCGCCTGGAGGTCCGCAACGCCGAGACCCCCATCGAGCGCAAGCCGGAGTGGATCAAGACCCGGGCGAAGATGGGCCCGGAGTACAAGGAGCTCATGGGGCTGGTGAAGTCCGAGGGGCTGCACACGGTCTGCCAGGAGGCGGGCTGTCCCAACATCTTCGAGTGCTGGGAGGACCGTGAGGCGACCTTCCTCATCGGCGGCGACCAGTGCACGCGACGCTGTGACTTCTGCCAGATCGACACCGGCAAGCCCCAGCCGCTCGACCGCGACGAGCCGCGCCGGGTCGCTGAGTCGGTGCAGAAGATGGAGCTGCGCTACGCCACCATCACCGGCGTCGCCCGCGACGACCTCGAGGACGGCGGCGCCTGGCTGTACGCCGAGACGGTCCGCGCCATCCACGAGCTCAACCCGGGCACCGGCGTCGAGAACCTGGTCCCCGACTTCAACGGCAAGCCCGACCTGCTGGCCGAGGTCTTCGAGTCCCGGCCCGAGGTGCTCGCCCACAACGTCGAGACGGTGCCGCGGATCTTCAAGCGGATCCGCCCCGCCTTCCGCTACGAGCGCTCCCTCGACGTGCTGACCCAGGCCCGCGCGTTCGGGCTGGTCACCAAGTCCAACCTGATCCTCGGCATGGGCGAGACCCGCGAGGAGGTCTCGCAGGCGCTGCGCGACCTGCACGACGCCGGGTGCGACCTGGTCACCATCACCCAGTACCTCCGCCCCTCGCTGCGCCACCACCCGGTCGAGCGCTGGGTCAAGCCCGAGGAGTTCGTGGAGCTGCAGGCCGAGGCCGAGGAGATCGGCTTCGCCGGCGCCCTGTCCGGCCCGCTCGTGCGTTCGTCCTACCGCGCCGGCCGGCTGTACCGTCAGGCCATCGAGGCCCGCGCCAGCGCGTCGGCCTGA
- a CDS encoding DUF4191 domain-containing protein → MANPNPAADMSRRQQFVETYRLTKKTDPRVGLVLLATFVVAAAAGFAIFWLLPGSGIIAWIMSIVGALLFGALATMILFGRKAQRSAYSQMEGQPGAAAAALRMLRRGWVTEPAIAFNRQQDVVHRLVGPPGIVLIGEGNPGRVRQLLAAEHRKHERVVIDAPIHDIVCGRGEGEVPLPKLVRHVQKLGRQVKGPEITDILNRLKAIDARRGTIPLPKGPVPTSMKGMRGNLRGR, encoded by the coding sequence ATGGCCAACCCGAACCCCGCGGCTGACATGAGCCGGCGGCAGCAGTTCGTCGAGACCTACCGTCTCACCAAGAAGACCGACCCCCGCGTCGGCCTGGTCCTCCTCGCCACCTTCGTGGTCGCGGCAGCGGCGGGCTTCGCGATCTTCTGGCTGCTCCCCGGCTCGGGCATCATCGCCTGGATCATGTCGATCGTCGGCGCGCTGCTGTTCGGCGCGCTGGCCACGATGATCCTGTTCGGCCGCAAGGCGCAGCGCTCGGCGTACTCCCAGATGGAGGGGCAGCCCGGCGCCGCCGCCGCGGCGCTCCGGATGCTGCGGCGTGGCTGGGTCACCGAGCCGGCCATCGCCTTCAACCGCCAGCAGGACGTCGTGCACCGCCTGGTCGGCCCTCCCGGCATCGTGCTCATCGGCGAGGGCAACCCGGGCCGGGTGCGCCAGCTGCTGGCCGCCGAGCACCGCAAGCACGAGCGGGTCGTCATCGACGCGCCGATCCACGACATCGTCTGCGGGCGCGGCGAGGGCGAGGTGCCGCTGCCCAAGCTGGTGCGGCACGTCCAGAAGCTCGGCCGCCAGGTCAAGGGCCCGGAGATCACCGACATCCTCAACCGGCTCAAGGCCATCGACGCGCGCCGCGGCACGATCCCGCTGCCCAAGGGCCCGGTGCCGACGAGCATGAAGGGCATGCGCGGCAACCTGCGCGGTCGCTGA
- a CDS encoding LppX_LprAFG lipoprotein, which yields MSRRTLPVRRLAVAALAPLALTTLAACGDDGGSAAKEPAASSTPSPADDVEESGDADAAADVAAGEEIEPAAFMKIFEGAFEDATTVHMTMDMSTAAGAMQGEGDADYSKTPVEMQLTMSGGMMPGAGIETVMVDGVMYMKMPGMGADDKYFKLDLNDPDNPLGQSFTSQLDPKAMFEQFEDGLSSVVYQGEQDVDGDSADAYVVTVDAAEVLAAQGQEIPEGVDVPEEFSYTVYFADDLFRRMEIDMGEGLGAVSMDFTDWGKDVTIEAPPSNQVTDFPDLTTAG from the coding sequence ATGTCGCGCCGTACCCTCCCTGTCCGCCGCCTTGCCGTCGCCGCCCTGGCGCCCCTCGCCCTGACCACACTCGCCGCCTGCGGCGACGACGGGGGATCGGCCGCGAAGGAGCCCGCCGCGTCCTCGACCCCGTCTCCGGCAGACGACGTCGAGGAGAGCGGTGACGCGGACGCCGCCGCGGACGTCGCCGCGGGCGAGGAGATCGAGCCGGCCGCCTTCATGAAGATCTTCGAAGGGGCCTTCGAGGATGCCACCACCGTGCACATGACGATGGACATGAGCACCGCCGCCGGCGCGATGCAGGGCGAGGGTGACGCCGACTACTCGAAGACCCCGGTCGAGATGCAGCTGACGATGAGCGGCGGCATGATGCCGGGCGCTGGCATCGAGACCGTCATGGTCGACGGCGTGATGTACATGAAGATGCCCGGCATGGGGGCCGACGACAAGTACTTCAAGCTCGACCTCAACGATCCCGACAACCCGCTCGGACAGAGCTTCACCAGCCAACTGGACCCGAAGGCGATGTTCGAGCAGTTCGAGGACGGCCTCTCCTCGGTGGTCTACCAGGGCGAGCAGGACGTCGACGGCGACTCCGCCGACGCCTACGTGGTGACCGTCGACGCGGCCGAGGTGCTGGCGGCGCAGGGCCAGGAGATCCCGGAGGGCGTCGACGTCCCGGAGGAGTTCAGCTACACCGTCTACTTCGCCGACGACCTCTTCCGCCGGATGGAGATCGACATGGGCGAGGGCCTCGGTGCGGTCTCCATGGACTTCACCGACTGGGGCAAGGACGTCACGATCGAGGCGCCGCCGAGCAACCAGGTGACCGACTTCCCCGACCTGACCACGGCGGGCTAG
- a CDS encoding RDD family protein, whose translation MTSPTFETTSWARRVIALLVDWFASTLVVIAFVGIDAYGETGSRAQWLVLGVYVLESALGTALAGGSFGKLVTRLRVVRVDGDPRPIGLLQALLRSVMVALVIPPLVFRPDGRGLHDLVAGSATVDLQTWRTLTGR comes from the coding sequence GTGACCTCGCCGACCTTCGAGACGACCAGCTGGGCCCGCCGTGTGATCGCTCTCCTGGTGGACTGGTTCGCCTCGACGCTCGTGGTCATCGCCTTCGTCGGGATCGACGCGTACGGCGAGACCGGCAGCCGCGCGCAGTGGCTGGTCCTGGGCGTGTACGTCCTCGAGTCGGCGCTCGGCACGGCTCTGGCCGGCGGCTCGTTCGGCAAGCTCGTGACCCGGCTCCGGGTGGTTCGGGTCGACGGCGACCCCCGTCCGATCGGCCTGCTGCAGGCGTTGCTCCGGTCGGTGATGGTCGCGCTGGTGATCCCGCCGCTCGTCTTCCGGCCCGACGGTCGGGGCCTGCACGACCTCGTCGCGGGCTCGGCGACCGTGGACCTGCAGACCTGGCGCACGCTGACCGGGCGCTGA